In Chryseobacterium sp., the genomic window GTAAAATCGCTCTCAACGAGCTATTGGAGGCTGGAAAAATAATCAGGCAGCAAAACTGGAAATTACAGCAGGAGGCAGGCATTGACCTTATTCCGGCCAATGATTTTTCCTATTATGACCAGGTATTGGATATGACCCTTACCGTAGGTGCTATTCCGGAGCGCTATGAGGCCATTGCTTCCCGGGAATCCAATTCTGATCTTGATCTTTACTTTGCTATGGCAAGAGGCTATCAGAAAAACGGATTGGATATCACAGCCATGGAAATGACCAAATGGTTTGATACCAATTATCACTATATCGTTCCTGAGTTTCAAAAAGACCAGCAATTCAGGTTGCTTTCCGATAAAATCATCAGTGAATTTATCAGTGCAAAACAAGCAGGAATTAATGCAAAACCTGTCATTATCGGATTGTTAACCTATCTTCTATTAGGGAAAGAAAAAGAAAGCGGTTTTGACAAGCTGGATCTGGCTCAAAATCTATTACCGGTCTATACCGAGATCCTAAAAGAACTGGAAAATCAAGGAGCAGAATATATTCAGTTTGATGAACCTTTTTTAGCTTTGGATTTAAATGAAAAGGCAAAAGAAACCTACCAGTCCATTTACAATGCGATCAGAGAACAGTTCCCCGGCCTGAAGTTTATTGTAGCTACTTATTTTGAAGGATTAAAAGACAATCTTTCCCTGGCCGTTTCTCTTCCTGTAGATGTTTTGCATATCGATCTGGTACGCTTGCCTGAACAGCTGGATGAGATCTTACCTGTGCTTCCTGAAACCCTGAGTCTTTCTCTGGGAGTGGTGGATGGAAGAAATATCTGGAAAAATGATTTTGAGAAGTCTTTACGATTTATAAAAAAGGCTGTTAATGAGATTGGACCGGACAGAATCTTTATTGCGCCATCCTGTTCCTTACTCCACTCTCCTTTCGACCTTGATTTAGAAAAGAACGAAGAAGTTTTGACTCCCGAAATCAAACAGTGGCTGGCTTTTGCCAAACAAAAGGTGAATGAGATTGTAACGTTACAGAAACTTGCCGGAAATCCGGATTATCCTACTTTACAGGAGCTGGCAGAAAATAAAAAAGCTATTGAAAACAGGAATATTTCAGCATTAATCCATAATCAGGAAGTCAAAAACCGTGTTGTCGTAACGACGGATGATGATGCCCGGAGAAAGAGCCCATTTAATGTAAGAAAAGAAACTCAGCAAAAAGTATTACAGCTGCCTTTATTTCCTACAACCACCATCGGTTCATTCCCGCAGACCAAAGAAGTGAGGAACTGGAGAGCCCAATTCAAAAAGGGAGAACTTACAGCCAGCCACTACAATGATCTGTTGAAAAAAGAAACGGCAAGAACCATCCATTGGCAGGAAGAAATAGGAATTGATGTACTGGTGCACGGTGAATTTGAACGTAATGATATGGTTGAATATTTCGGGGAACAGCTTTCAGGATTTACCTTTACCCAGAACGGATGGGTGCAGAGCTATGGAAGCCGCTGTGTGAAACCTCCTATTATTTACGGAGATGTATACCGTCCTCACCCAATGACCGTGTATTGGTCAGAATATGCCCAGTCATTAACAAAAAAATGGGTAAAAGGAATGCTTACAGGGCCTGTTACTATTCTGCAATGGTCTTTTGTACGTGACGATCAACCCCGTTCCCTGACCTGCAAACAGATTGCATTAGCGATCCGTGATGAGGTAACTGATCTGGAAAAAGCAGGAATCAGGATTATCCAGATTGATGAGCCTGCTATCAGAGAAGGACTTCCGTTAAGAAAATCCGAATGGCAAAACTACCTGAAATGGGCTGTGGAAGCCTTCAGAATTTCAGCAAGCGGTGTGGAAGATGCTACCCAGATCCATACCCATATGTGCTATTCCGAATTTAACGATATTATCCAGAACATTGCAGATATGGATGCTGATGTTATTACCATAGAATGCTCCAGAAGCCAGATGGAACTGCTAAATGCTTTTGCCGATTTCAAATATCCGAATGAGATTGGTCCCGGAGTCTATGACATCCATTCACCAAGGGTTCCTTCCAAAGAGGAAATGGTAGAACTGCTCAAAAAAGCACAGGCTGTAATTCCGGCACACCAGCTTTGGGTGAATCCTGACTGTGGTTTAAAAACCCGTCATTGGGATGAAACCGAGAAGGCATTAAAAGCAATGGTGGAAGCATCTAAGGAGGCCAGTGCTGCGTATATCACTCAGGAGAAGCTGAAAAATCATTGGTTATAAATTAAAAGCAGGAGCTTAGGCTTCTGTTTTTTTTATAAAGAAAGACCCGGTTCAAGAGATTTCACATTATCTGGCATTCAACAGCGTTTGATCCCACTTATACTCATATTTTAATATCGTAATCACCATCAATTTTATAATATTACGGCAAAAACGGAAATCAAATAAATTAATAATGAATAACTTACGATTTTTCAAATTAAAATGCTTAATTTTGCACCCCGAAAATAAGGATTAAAATTATATAATCGCTGCTAAAGTATTATACAAACAAATGCTGATGAAGACAGCGGTTGCATATGGCCTTAACAATCAATAATGTTTATATATGAAAAAAATTGGTGAGCACAGAAAGCTTCTTGGAGTGGATCAGAACGTCACTTTAAAAGAATTGAAAACAATTTATAGAAATACGATGAAAGATGCGCATCCTGATAAATTTGTGAATGATGAAGCAGGGAAACTGGAAGCAGAAGAAAAAAGCAAATCTGTGATTGAAGCTTACCACTTTTTGGTGAGCATCAACCCGGAAACGCAGGAAAAATATAAAGAAGAATATACGGAAACAATTACAAAATCCAATATTCAGGATTTTTATCTTGAGAAGTCAATTCTGACGGTTCAGCATTTGAACGGAAAAATGTATGAATATATTGGAGTGCCAAAAAATACGTATATCAAAATGGTAAATGCAGATTCACCAAGCCGTTTTGCAAGAAGACATATTTATGGAAATTTCATCTACAGAAAGTCCGGTGAGGCAATGGCAGATTAATTTTTCAGATTCCATACAAAGCATCTTTTAAAAGATGCTTTTTTAGTATATACTTAATTCGATAGGATTATAATTTTTTTCAGCTTCAACAGCATTTCTTCTAATCATTTCCAAATCTTCTTTATTTTCAATAAACTGTTCGTGAACCTTCATTCTGCCAGCAATTTTATTTTTTAAAAGTTCCCAGATCTGTTCTTTCGTTGTTGCCTTTGCCCTCATAGCGGTATTGGCAGATTTACAAGTGTATTTTCTTTTTCTGAAAGAATATAAGGTATAACGATAATCATCTCTACTGTCATACAATTCTGTAATCAAGCCTGGAAGCCCATTAAATTTATAAGGACCATACTGAAATGGAATCTCAGGAGTAAACCATGCAGTCCAAGTTCTTCCGTATTTTGTTGTTTCTGCTTTTTGGCATTTAAATCCTAAAATGGTCTTGAATTCATTTTTCATCTTCCAGCTAATACTGTTTATTTCTTCATAAGAATAATCAGCATAATTAATTTCTGTTGTGACATATAGTTTTGCAGATGTAGTCCCAATTGTTTCCCTAAAATCTGTAACATACTTCATTGATTCGTTCAAAGGAATATCCACTTTTTCCACCTCTAAAGAATCTCCTATATATTTATTCATGTTTTTAAAAAAAGAAGCTTCCTGATTTATTAGCAGTGCAAAAGTTGTCGTCTTTTTATAATTACTGGCTTTACTCAGTTTGTAGTTGAGTTTATAGTCAGCTTCAAAAACCACATCAAATTTTTTCTGACAGAAAACAAATGTTACCATTAATACATGGAGCAACCCTATAATTTTTTTCATCTTTTTCATTATTAAAAAAACCGCCAAACTTATGACGGCTTTATTATCAGTGGCTATAGATCACTGTTACTACTGTCGAATTTGCGTGCTCAGGACATGTTTCACCATTCAAGTCTGTAAGATAATTCTGTGTCATATTATCAGCCATAGCCTAGCTGACTTGAAGAACCTTCCCGCAAGAAGTTCTGAAAGGAAATGCGCATACTACCCCTGCTGCTAATAAAGCACCTAACAAAATTGTTTTTTTCATCATTGTTTTTTATGGTTGGTTCTCAAAAATATAAAATAAATCAACCTAACAGGGAATTATTTTATTATGTTAAACAACCATAAAACAGCAATTTAAATACAAACAAAAGCATTTGTTAAAAAAGCAAACATTACATTTATTACTTATGAAATCCAATTTACAAAAGAAGTAAATAAGGGAATAAATTATAATGTACAAGCGGGGTAATTAAGCTGTAAAAAACAAAAAACCGCATCAAAAATGATACGGTTTTCGGGTAAATAAGGTTGTTACAGGGCAGCAATGGGTATCAATATATTGGAGTACCAGGAAATACGTATATCAAAATGGTAAATGCAGATTCGCCAAACCGTTTTGCAAGAAGACATATTTATGGAAATTTCATCTGCAGAAAGTCCGGTGAGGCAATGGCAGATTAATTTTTCAGATTCCATACAAAGCATCTTTTAAAAGATGCTTTTTTAGTATATACTTAATTCGATAGGATTATAATTTTTTTCAGCTTCAACAGCATTTCTTCTAATCATTTCCAAATCTTCTTTATTTTCAATATATTTTTCATGTAATTGCATCATTCCAGCTAATCTGTTTTTTAAAACCTCAGACACTTTTTCTTTTGTAAGCTTTTTTACATTAGTCACAATATTAGCTGATTTACAAATATATTTTCGTTTTCTAAAGCTATAAAGAATATAATGATAATCATCTTTAGTATCATATACTTCAGCAATTAAGCCAGGCAAACCATTAAATTTATAGGGGCCAAATTGAAATGGAATCTCAGGAGCAAACCATGCAATCCAAGTTCTGCCGTACTTTGTTGTTTCTGCTTTTTGACATGTATAGCCAGCCACTGTTTTAAATTCATTTTTTATCTTCCAATTAATGTCATTACGCTCTTCATATTCAAAATAGGAGTAATTAATTTCATCAGTAACATAAAATTTGGCAGCTGTTGTACCAATATATCCTCTAAAATCTGTATTATATTTCATCGCTTCCTCAAGCGAATTCAGTTTTTTTTCTACCATTAGAGAGTCTGAAATATATCGGTGTAAATCTTTAAAGAAAGAAGATTTTTCATTGATAAGCAAAGCAAAAGTTGTTTCTTTTTTATAATGGGAAGCATTGGACATTTTATAGTTTAATATATAATCCGCTTCATACATTACATCAAATTTTTTTTGAGAAAAAATGGTGACTGCAATTAATACGCAAAAGAGAAATATTACTTTTTTCATTTTAATCTTTTCTTCATACACTATAAACCGCCACGTTTTATGGCGGCCATACCTTTTTATGTTAGTGATAGTAGATGTGAATAGCAACAGCACCGGAGCCCGGACATGTTTGAGTATTCACCGCTCCCAGATAGTTTCCCAGCTGATCCAATGACATATTATCAGCTATTGTTTGGCTGATTTGGAGAACTATCCCGCAAGAAGTTCTGAAAGGAAATGCGCATACTACCCCTGCTGTTAATAAAGCACCTAATAAAATTGTTTTTTTCATCATTGTTTTTTTATGGTTAGTTCTCAAAAATATAAAATAAATCAACATAACAGGGAATTATTTTATTATGTTAAATAACTATAAAACAGCAATTTAAACACAAACAAAAGCATTTGTTAAAAAAGCAAACATTACATTTATTACTTATGAAATACAATTTACAAAAGAAGTAAATAAGAGAATAAATTATAATGTACAAGTGGGGGTCAAAAACAAAAAACCGTATCAAAAATGATACGGTTTTCGGGTAAATAAGCTTGTTACAGGGCAGCAATGGGTATCAATATATTGGAGTACCAGGAAATACCTATATCAAAATGGTAAATGCAGATTTGCCAAGCCGTTTTGCAAGAAGACATATTTATGGAAATTTCATCTGCAGAAAGTCCGGTGAGGTGATGGCAGATTAATTTTTCAGATTACAAGATGCTTTTTAGTATATACTTAATTCGATAGGATTATAATTTTTCGCCCTTTCTTGGGCTTTCTTTATTAAAAAACGAAGTGTTTCAGGATCAGTGATTAATGCATTATAAGTATTTGGGTCTGCTATTTCTCTCCTTTGGTAGTCAAAAATTTTTGATTTAGTAACTGAAGTGGCTTTAGCTTCCATATTTGCGGACTTAGCAACATATTTTCTTTTTCTGAAACTATACATTGAAAAAATATACTCTTTTTTTTCGTCATAGACTTCCAAAATAAGTCCGGGCAATTTATTGAATTTATAGGGACCAAATGGTAGAGGAATTTCTTCTGTAAACCAAGCAATCCAAGTTCTGCCATATTTTTGGCAGATCGCTTTTTGACATTTATATTTTCCAATAGTTTTACATTCGTTTGAAAGCTTCCAATTAATATTGTTTACTTCTTCATATTTAAAGGCTTTATTTGATACCGGAACGGTTATGTACAGTTTTCCGCTTGTTGTACCAATATATTCAGAAAAATCTGTTGCATACTTCATTCCAAGTCTAAAATCAGATTTATCAGTTAGCTTTTTTTCAAGCTTTAAAGAATCTTCAATATATTTTTTCATGTTTTTATAATAAGATTCTTTTTCATTCATAAGAAGTGCAAAAGCGTCTTCTTGTATGACTGCATTAATAGTTTGATCTTTATAGGTTAGTTTGTAATCAGCTTCATAAGCGACGTCAAATCCGATTTGTGCTTTTAGGAGTGTTACAAAAAAAAATAAAACCAATATATAATATAACTTCATTGTATGCATCTTTAAAAAACAAAATGGATACTCTGCATTTTGCCAAAAACTTTTGTTAATTTTTTTAATTAGTGATTGTAAACAACAATACCAACATTTGTTGTACCGCAAGTAACACCATTCATTAATTTTAAGGTATTTACTACTTGTCCATAAGACATCTCTTTAATTCCTTCTTCATTAATTTGCAATACTATCCCGCAAGAAGTTCTGAAAGGAAATGCGCATACTACCCCTGCTGCTAATAGAGCACCTAACAAAATTGTTTTTTTCATCATTGTTTTTTATGGTTGGTTCTCAAAAATATAAAATAAATCAACCTAACGGGGAATTATTTTATTATGTTAAATAACTATAAAACAGCAATTTAAATACAAACAAAGCATTTGTTAAAAAAACAAACATTACATTTATTACTTATGAAATACAATTTACAAAAGAAGTAAATAAGGGAATAAATTATAATGTACAAGCGGGGTAATTAAGCTGTAAAAAACAAAAAACCGCATCAAAAATGATACGGTTTTCGGTTAATTAAAAGGTTGTTATATTAATCTAAGTGCTTAGGAGTATATCCGTCTTCACTTAGTTCCCTGTGTACATAATCCGCTTTCATTTCAGCTTCATAGTCTGGTTTTTCATGCTTACCCATTCTTCTCAATATAGAGTCAAACAATGAGTATACTACCGGTACAATGATCAAGGTAAGGAATAGGGACGATGTCAAACCCCCGATAACTACCCATGCAAGACCTTTATTCATCTCTGCTCCTGCTCCGGTTGCCAATGCGATCGGCAACATACCGAAGATCATCGCAATAGTGGTCATCAGGATCGGACGAAGACGGGCATGATTCGCCTGGATCAAAGCATCGTGAGTGGTCGCTCCTGTTGCTTTTCTCGCATTGGTAAAGTCAACAATAAGGATTGCATTCTTTGCTACAAGACCAATCAGCATGATCATCCCCAGCATCGTAAAGATATTCAATGAGTTCGCCGTTAAGGCAAGGATCACCATTACCCCGATCATCGCCAATGGAATGGAGAACAATACCACGAACGGATATACAAAACTGTCATATAATGAAACCATTACAAGATATACC contains:
- a CDS encoding KTSC domain-containing protein; protein product: MKKIGEHRKLLGVDQNVTLKELKTIYRNTMKDAHPDKFVNDEAGKLEAEEKSKSVIEAYHFLVSINPETQEKYKEEYTETITKSNIQDFYLEKSILTVQHLNGKMYEYIGVPKNTYIKMVNADSPSRFARRHIYGNFIYRKSGEAMAD
- a CDS encoding GLPGLI family protein; the protein is MKKMKKIIGLLHVLMVTFVFCQKKFDVVFEADYKLNYKLSKASNYKKTTTFALLINQEASFFKNMNKYIGDSLEVEKVDIPLNESMKYVTDFRETIGTTSAKLYVTTEINYADYSYEEINSISWKMKNEFKTILGFKCQKAETTKYGRTWTAWFTPEIPFQYGPYKFNGLPGLITELYDSRDDYRYTLYSFRKRKYTCKSANTAMRAKATTKEQIWELLKNKIAGRMKVHEQFIENKEDLEMIRRNAVEAEKNYNPIELSIY
- a CDS encoding GLPGLI family protein, whose amino-acid sequence is MKKVIFLFCVLIAVTIFSQKKFDVMYEADYILNYKMSNASHYKKETTFALLINEKSSFFKDLHRYISDSLMVEKKLNSLEEAMKYNTDFRGYIGTTAAKFYVTDEINYSYFEYEERNDINWKIKNEFKTVAGYTCQKAETTKYGRTWIAWFAPEIPFQFGPYKFNGLPGLIAEVYDTKDDYHYILYSFRKRKYICKSANIVTNVKKLTKEKVSEVLKNRLAGMMQLHEKYIENKEDLEMIRRNAVEAEKNYNPIELSIY
- a CDS encoding GLPGLI family protein, encoding MKLYYILVLFFFVTLLKAQIGFDVAYEADYKLTYKDQTINAVIQEDAFALLMNEKESYYKNMKKYIEDSLKLEKKLTDKSDFRLGMKYATDFSEYIGTTSGKLYITVPVSNKAFKYEEVNNINWKLSNECKTIGKYKCQKAICQKYGRTWIAWFTEEIPLPFGPYKFNKLPGLILEVYDEKKEYIFSMYSFRKRKYVAKSANMEAKATSVTKSKIFDYQRREIADPNTYNALITDPETLRFLIKKAQERAKNYNPIELSIY
- the metE gene encoding 5-methyltetrahydropteroyltriglutamate--homocysteine S-methyltransferase yields the protein MQTHILGYPRIGSNRELKKACEQYWSGKIALNELLEAGKIIRQQNWKLQQEAGIDLIPANDFSYYDQVLDMTLTVGAIPERYEAIASRESNSDLDLYFAMARGYQKNGLDITAMEMTKWFDTNYHYIVPEFQKDQQFRLLSDKIISEFISAKQAGINAKPVIIGLLTYLLLGKEKESGFDKLDLAQNLLPVYTEILKELENQGAEYIQFDEPFLALDLNEKAKETYQSIYNAIREQFPGLKFIVATYFEGLKDNLSLAVSLPVDVLHIDLVRLPEQLDEILPVLPETLSLSLGVVDGRNIWKNDFEKSLRFIKKAVNEIGPDRIFIAPSCSLLHSPFDLDLEKNEEVLTPEIKQWLAFAKQKVNEIVTLQKLAGNPDYPTLQELAENKKAIENRNISALIHNQEVKNRVVVTTDDDARRKSPFNVRKETQQKVLQLPLFPTTTIGSFPQTKEVRNWRAQFKKGELTASHYNDLLKKETARTIHWQEEIGIDVLVHGEFERNDMVEYFGEQLSGFTFTQNGWVQSYGSRCVKPPIIYGDVYRPHPMTVYWSEYAQSLTKKWVKGMLTGPVTILQWSFVRDDQPRSLTCKQIALAIRDEVTDLEKAGIRIIQIDEPAIREGLPLRKSEWQNYLKWAVEAFRISASGVEDATQIHTHMCYSEFNDIIQNIADMDADVITIECSRSQMELLNAFADFKYPNEIGPGVYDIHSPRVPSKEEMVELLKKAQAVIPAHQLWVNPDCGLKTRHWDETEKALKAMVEASKEASAAYITQEKLKNHWL